The genomic segment GGTGATGTCCTTCTCGTTGAGCCGGGCCAGCCTGCCGCTCAACAGCCCGATCAGCAGAAGGGCCGCGTTCATGACGATCAGCGCCGGCCCGAGGGCCCAGAAACTGCGTGAAAAGGCATCCCAGCTGTTGATCAGCGCCGCCAGGATCATCGCCAGGAAGAGCCAGAAGGCCAGTCGCGAAATCCAGGGGCCGGCGGTCGCCACCAAGCCGGGAAAGAACCGGGTGAGGGCCATGCCAAGGCCGACCGGAACGGCCGACAGCACGAAGACCTGCACCCCGAGCGCGCTCACGCTGATCGCCGGAGCGTCCGTGCCGAGAAAATGGGCGGCGCTCAGGGCCACGATGATCGGCAGGGTGATGGTGGACACCAGCGAGATCACGGCGGTCAGCGAGATCGAGAGCGGGACGTTTCCCCCGGCGTAGCGGGATGCCGAGTTCGACAACACGCCGCCAGGACACGCCGCCAGGATCATGACGCCCAGCGCCATCTCAGCGGGCAGCGCGAAGAGGGTGACAACGCCAAAGGCCACGGCCGGGACGACGATCAGCTGATTGAAGGCGCCGACGCCGAATGCCCTGGGCTGCGTGGCGATGCGCCAGAAGTCGGCCGCGCGCAGGCCCAGGCCGAGCGAAAACATGATCACCGCCAGAATGACGGGCAGAATGACCCCGATAAGCATCACCGCTCCCACCCATTACCAACATCGACTGAATACGGGCGAGGCATCTAGCGCAGATGAAATGCGGCAACAAGCTGCATGCCGCCGGTGCCCTGGGGCAGCGCCCCGCGTGATAGATCGGGCGAGGATCGTCGGGTGCGGAACGGCCCGCGATTCCATCCCGGCGCCCGGCCCCGCGAAACGATCGTTCCCAAACTTCGCGACCCGGTAGCCAGGCGTTCTCATTTTGCGTCTTGCCAAGCAAGAGAAAGTTATATTCAATAACTATATCGGACCGCACAGGGGAAGTTCGTGGTCTCGATCCGAAAGGGAAGGGCCTTATCGGCCGGTGGCCGGAAAGGCATGTGACGCACGGTGAATGCGTAGTGCAACAGTCGCAAATAGATCGGTTCGAGGGAAATTTTGGACAAGTTTTTCAATCGTCACACGTCGTTCCAGCTGGAAGTCGCCGACCAGCTCCGCAATGACGTCAAGTCAGGCGCGCTGTCGCGCCGTGAAGTGCTCAAGCGCGGTTCTGCGCTGGGGCTGTCCCTGGGCCTGCTGGGCGGGCTTTTCGGCTTCGACAAGTCGGTCCTGGCCCAGGAAACCCCCAAGCAGGGCGGCGTGCTCAAGCTCGGTATCGCCCGCCCGCGCGGCGTAGTCGATCCGCTGACCTCGCGCAGCCGCAGCGAAGGCTTCGTGCTCAAGCCCGTGCTGCCTCCGCTTGGCCGCCTGCAGGCGGACGGCTCGCTCGCTCCCGGCCTGGCCGAAAGCTGGGCGCCCAACGAGGACGCCACGGTCTGGACCTTCAAGTTCCGCCCGACCAAGTGGATCAGCGGCGAAGCCTTCACCGCCCACGACATCGCCGCCGCGCTCGATCTTCTGCTCGATCCGGC from the Youhaiella tibetensis genome contains:
- a CDS encoding bile acid:sodium symporter family protein, encoding MLIGVILPVILAVIMFSLGLGLRAADFWRIATQPRAFGVGAFNQLIVVPAVAFGVVTLFALPAEMALGVMILAACPGGVLSNSASRYAGGNVPLSISLTAVISLVSTITLPIIVALSAAHFLGTDAPAISVSALGVQVFVLSAVPVGLGMALTRFFPGLVATAGPWISRLAFWLFLAMILAALINSWDAFSRSFWALGPALIVMNAALLLIGLLSGRLARLNEKDITTIAIESGTQNGSLGITVGLLILGASSGLPDTTLPAVIYSITAWFLTMPFVLWRRRLPARAVVAA